AAACATACAACAACTTATAATAATTTAAAAATAAAACTGGAGGTAGATTAGTCATTCAGGAGTTAAGAATTAATAACCAGATTAGAGCAAAAGAAGTAAGGCTCATTGACGAGAAAGGGCAGAACTTGGGAATTGTTCCTATTGAAGAAGCACTTAGACTGGCAGAAGAGAAGAACCTTGACCTTGTAGAAGTATCTCCAAATGCAAATCCCCCTGTATGCAAGATAATGGATTACGGGAAATACAAGTTCGAACAGAAGAAAAAAGAAAAAGAAGCCAAGAAAAAGCAGAAAGCCAAAATGCAAAATGTCAAAGAGATTAAATTTAGGATAAAAATTGAAGACCACGATTATCAAACAAAAGTAAGACACATTAGAGAATTTATTGAGCATGGAGACAAGGTCAAGGTATGGATATGGTTCAGAGGAAGGGAGAATGTTCATCCAGAATTAGGAGAAAAACTCGCCAACAGAATTATTGAAGATGTTTCTGACATAGCCAAAGTAGAAAAACCACCTAAAAAAGAAGGGAGAAACATGCTGTTTACCCTTGTTCCAAAAACAAATAAATAGACATAGATTGCCCTGACATTTGTCAGGGCAGAGTTTTACAATAGATAAATGGCAAAATTTGATAGAACTTTAAGAGATATAATCCAAAACATACCCCAAAAGTTTATAAGCATTCTAACAGGTAAAAAAGGCTCTAAAATCCTTGATAATACTTTTCCCTCCACTAAA
The sequence above is a segment of the Persephonella sp. genome. Coding sequences within it:
- the infC gene encoding translation initiation factor IF-3, which gives rise to MQELRINNQIRAKEVRLIDEKGQNLGIVPIEEALRLAEEKNLDLVEVSPNANPPVCKIMDYGKYKFEQKKKEKEAKKKQKAKMQNVKEIKFRIKIEDHDYQTKVRHIREFIEHGDKVKVWIWFRGRENVHPELGEKLANRIIEDVSDIAKVEKPPKKEGRNMLFTLVPKTNK